Genomic window (Carassius carassius chromosome 36, fCarCar2.1, whole genome shotgun sequence):
CCCAAGCAATCACAAATATCTAAAGGCGATACTGGGCAGTAGTCTACACTAAAGTCCACAAAGAAACTTCTCACAAAACACTGCTAACACTCTAAAAGTTAGGATCATggaccaaataaacacaaaagtgCCTTAAAATGCTTAACTCACCTAACTTACGCATCCCTCTTTTATTCCTATTAAAACAAAGTGAGCATGGTTGCTGAGCCCAAACATAAAAACACATGAGATACACCCGGATTCATGCCTAACACTACTAAATCCTATCTATCTTCTGAGGTGTACCGGGCACGAGGAGACTTTAAAAGCAGAAACTCAGTAACTGTGGTCACAGTTCTGAAATGCTTACCCCCGACAGAGAACATGTCTCCACCCAGAataaactcaaaaataaaaaaggaaaaataacaaaaagtgaACCGATGGAAGCGTTGGACTCTTATTatgtttttagtattattataatgttgTAATGTTCGGCTGACCAACTGAACCATTAAACAGTTCATTCtttcaggaacaaaacactgtcatgttgctcagagagatgcaaaacagtgctgtggctttgtttggaaccaGTGTTGTTGgcaaaatagacaaaaaaataggtaatatggtgtctaaaacataagtctCTTAATATGACCTTCTTGTtaactgaactgttgtataaaatcaatattaataTCACACTTGTCCAGCTACAAAAAAGGAGGCAGACTCCAGGGATGAGTCTTTCACTGCCAAAGAGGTTAAAGCTGTTGTCCTGCTTctcttgaatcctcttgagtgtTTGTCTGAGACTAACATCTAGTAGACATTTCATCATCAGGGTTCCCCATTCCTCGTCCAGGAGAGCCATTTTCCTACAGAGTTTAGTTTGATCTCTAATTAAAAGCACCTGATTCAACTAGTCAAGGTCTTTGTGTTTACTTTAATAACAGCAAGATGTGTCTAAACTAAACTCAGCAGGAGCAGAAATGAAGAAGCTGTTTTACAGACTCACAGACACATCTGTTTTACACACGTCACTCAGACACAGAAGCAGGAAACAGAATCACATGAGTTCAGAGAAAGAGAAACTGAAGTGTAGTCaagctgttgtgtgtttgtgtctctgtattTAAGCCGTAAAATGGCAGAAGCCAGAATTTCAGTGGATCAGAAGGAGTTCATGTGTGCAGTGTGTCTGGATCTCCTGAAGGATCCAGTGGCTATTccctgtggacacagttactgtaagatctgtATTTCAGATCACTGGGATCAGGAGGATCAGAAGAGAGTCTACAGCTgtcctcagtgcagacagaccttcagtccaagacctgctttatctagaaacaccatgctggctgaagtggtggagaaactgaagaagacCAGACTCTCTGATGACTGTTACGCTGGAGCTGGAGATGTGCAGTGTGACGTCTGTACTGGAAGAAAATACAGAGCCGTCAAGTCCTGTCTGGTGTGTGTGAACTCTTACTGTCAGAGTCACCTCGAACAACATGAGAGCTTATTTAGAGGAAAGAGACACAATCTGACTGAAGCCACTGGACGACTGCAGGAGATGATCTGCCAGAAACATGAGAAGATCCTCGAGGTTTTCTGTCGCACTGATCAGAAATGTATATGTGTGCTGTGTACGGTTATTGAACATAAAAACCATGACATTGTATCAGCTGCAGATCAGAGGACAGAGAAACAGGTATTTAACACTACACACTGATGAAATATTGctgacatttatttcatttttatacttacaCTTGTAGTTTGAAACAGGTCTTAATTCCTGTCTGATGCTGGTAAATGATCAGTCATCACTTCTGGAGTTTGAACCTACAGTCATTAGTTATCAGCTCCTCTTTTACTGGATTCATCTGTTCTCATGATGATTTAGAGGCAGTAGTTTTCTGTGAGATTGACTATCATCTGTTTGTCCTGCAGAAGCAGCTGAAGGAGACACAGAAGACGCTCCAGCAGAgaatccagcagagagagaaagatctccagcagctgagagagactgtggagtctcataaggtgagtctggagaagaagagaagtttgtctccgtctcagttcagactcactgaagctgaatcactgtgtgtcctaacagcgctctgcacagacagcagtggaggacagtgagaggatctttactgagctcatccgctccattgagagaagccgctctgagctgatacgactgatcagagatcaggaaaagactgcagtgagtcgagctgaaggacgactggagcgactggagcaggagatcaatgatctgaggaggagagacgctgagctggagcagctttcacacacacaggatcacaTCCAGTTCCTGCAGGTAACACAGATCTAGAAGAACAGGATCATAGTGGACTTGAGCAGATCCTGCTGTGACAGAGACTCACAGAGAAACAGTTCATGAGTGTCTTATTATATAATCATCAGTCAGACTCTCATCTGATCATCTTCTTCTGAAAGAGATGAATGGATTTCAGCTCTGGAAATCTTGCTCTAATGGGTCTCATGTCAGAACATTTCTTTCTCTTTAAATCACTTGTAGAAGTGACGTCCCGGTGCTTCTCTGACATTACATTCACTGTGTAACTGTCCAAACAATTGTTCTAATAATGGTGATATATATGGTCATATCTTTGAGCTGTTTTTCCTGAACAAATCTACTCAACTCTACAATGAGACTCCATTGATGTGCTTGAACTGTAAGATGGACATTTATGTTCTTAGCAGATGTTTTATCATCCAAACTATTTCCTAGAAAGTTCACAAACAGTGTATGTGGTGAATACTAGAATCTGTAGCtctaatgagatttaatgaatatGAAGAGAATGAAGCTGATGCTGTGAAAGTGCTGGACTGAAGAACATTAATAAAGATCAAATCTGATGTTCCTGAAGGTTATTGAGTGAAGTGTGGAGCTGATGAGtttgatttctgttttctgtagagtTTCCAATCTCTCTCAGCACCTCCTGAATCTACAGACGTAAATTATGATCTCTTCAGTTCTCTCGTCTCTTCTGATGCTCTGAGAGAATCTGTCCATCAGCTGAGAGACAAACTGGAGGATTTCTGCAAAGAGGAGCTCaagaagatctcagacagaggtaaagtcctggagattcatctgctctcagaaaccagtccatcatcatctcatatcatggagaacatcatattagaaatgtgttaggaaTAGATACAGGATCATGAGAATCACACTGTTCATGTCTGTTGATTTCCACAGCTGCATTCATCAGGATCAGAAACGACTTCCTACAATGTAAGTCAGTAAGAAAACCAGCAGAAAAACTCACTGAGTGTGTTCATGTTTCTCCTGTAGAAGAGTTTAATAACTGATGATGTAAATGATGATGTGCACTGATATCTGGTCATCTGTACTGAGACACTGATGATACACTGAAcatgaagagttcagatacaTGAAAATATCAAACAGATTCATAATTCCTGATTCTGATGTGTTTTATCTCCATCAGATTCCCATCAGCTCACTCTGGATCTGAACACAGTGAATAAATACCTCCGTCTGTCTGAGAACAACCGAGTGATTACTTACACTGACACAGATCAGtcatatcctgatcatccagacagatttgatgtgTATCAgcaggtgttgtgtagagagagtgtgtgtgtgtgtgtgtgtgtgtgtgtgtgcgtgtgtgtgtttctgtgctttTCTCAAGCTCTGTTTGTGTTGATGGAAATCACTCATTtagttaataatatattaattattaatattattattaataatcataatgaataattaatatttttattttttaaatattttaatcatattttctgaATATGTTATTTCTGTTCTCTGGCTGATATAAATAAAGCTTGATGTACAAAAGTGCTGGTTTTATTCCTCCTCTGTGCAGATCTCCAGAAGACACATCAAGCACCTCATTATAGTTTCTTCTCTCACCCTAAAATCAGCTGACATAAAAATCAGATGAATCATAAAAGGAATCCTATGTTGTCCTGTGtaaaatcagaaaataaaaatcaaaaataaaatcagaCTATTGTTTGACAAAAATAAGAATCAGTATAAGAGTCAGCTGTTTATCTAATTCCAGTATAATACAAAAGTgaacaaaaatgttaataaagtCAAACACTAAAAAGTGACAAGTGTTTCAGAAATGAGGGCATGTCACACAATCTATCCATGTTACTTGCTACTTAGTGTCACTGATGAATTTGCACCAAAATACCATAATAATGTCATGAAAGAATAAAAGATGAGAAACTGTTATCAAAGTGATAGCAGATCTGTTGTAATTCAGCTGTGTAAGTCCTCAGCCGTCATGACATCACTCACTCCATCTCAATCCTGCAAAACAAACGAAGGAAAAAATGAATAACCAACAATTATGACTCAAACTGGTTTCATAACGACTGGGACACAGTCATGCTGGAATAAACCAGGGTCTTTTTCAAACTGATCCCACAAAGCTGGAAGCACAGCATTGTCCAAAATGTCTTGATATGCTGAAGCCATTTCCGTTTACTGGAAGCAAGTGTCCACCTTGAAAAACTCAACTTATCCTGACTTTACTttgattttggttcattcacactacCAAATCACATTTgtgatttttgtaaaaaaaaaaaaaaaaggcactctctgtgtgatattgattaatgattgtgatgagtggggcaggaccgagagccgtgggaacggagtgaggccggtggaggaAATGTTAATCACCAGCTCCAggaggataaaaggaggagtgacAACAGTGCAAGACGAGacaggaccaggcctggattttattttgcattttgtttctgtttgtgcGTGACAATACAGTTGCAAATTATCTTTGCTTTTCCATTTGAAATTTGGCAGTCACTGTGCATTTGTGAAAACGCAACCAATAATGAAAGATTTGCACGTGTGTTTAGATTATGTCACAATTTGTCACATGTGGAAAACACAATTGAAAATTTAATTAACAATTCCTTTTGTAAATGGTCTGGAATATCCTTCCATAGACAGACTCTATAGCAGAGCACACTGCTCTCAGCTGTAGATCTTTGCTTCAAAGCTTTCTCAGTGTTTGATGAtagttcattaattattcaccctgttctgaaagctctcggatttcatctaaaatatcttgtgttctgaagatgaacgaagttaCGGGTTTGTaacgtcatgagggtgagtaagtaatgacagaagtttcattttagGGGGAACTATAATTTGAACTACCCTAAGCAGTGCACATCTACCTGAGAGACTTTATATACTTGATATAtataaccatcacttctaacacaaaagactgctttttaagttatcttcctgatgtatccaaattccttagcatatccaaaacctcagaacaacttgatgatgtaacagaaactatggactctctcttttctagcactttaaataaagttgctcctttacgcttaaggaaggttaaggaaaacagtttgacaccatggtataatgagcatactcgcaccccaaagagagcagcccaaaaaatggagcgcagctggaggaaaacaaaactagaggtatttcgtattgcttggcgggaaagtaacatatcctacagaaaagcattaaaaactgctagatccgattacttttcttctcttttagaagaaaacaaacataaccccaggtatttattcaatacagtggctaaattaacgaaaaataaagcctcaacaagtgttgacatttcccaacaccacagcagtaatgactttatgaactactttacttctaaaatcgatactattagagataaaattgcaaccattcagccgtcagctacagtatcacatcagacagtgcactatagaccccctgaggaacagttccactcattctctactataggagaggaagaattgtataaacttgttaaatcatctaaaccaacaacatgtatgttagaccctataccatctaagctcctgaaagacgtgcttccagaagtcatagatcctcttctgactattattaattcctcattgtcactaggacatgtccccaaaaccttcaaactggctgttattaagcctctcatcaaaaaaccacaacttgaccccaaagaactatttaattatagaccaatctcgaatctcccttttctgtccaagatactagaaaaggtggtatccacacaattatattccttcttagagaaaaatggtatatgtgaggatttccagtcaggatttagaccgtatcatagtactgagactgctcttcttaaagttacaaatgatctgctcttatcatctgatcgtgggtgtatctctctattagttttattggatcttagtgctgcgtttgacacaattgaccacaacattcttttgcatagacttgaatactttgttggcatcagtggaagtgcattagcatggtttaaatcgtacttatatgaccgccatcagttcgtagcagtaaatgaagatgtatcctatcgatcacaagtgcaatatggagtacctcaaggctcagtactagggccgctactcttcacgctttatatgttacccttgggagatatcatcaggaaacatggtgttagctttcactgttatgctgatgatactcagctctatatttcttcgcagcccggtgaaacacaccaatttgaaaaactaatggattgcatagtcgatataaaaaactggatgacgagtaatttcttactgctaaattctgaaaaaacagaggtgttaattataggacctaaaaactctgcttgtaataacctagaacactgtctaagacttgatggttgctctgtcaattcttcatcatcagttaggaacctaggtgtgctacttgatcgcaatctttccttagaaagccacgtttctagcatttgtaaaactgcatttttccatctcaaaaatatatctaaattacggcctatgctctcaaatgcagaaatgttaatccatgcatttatgacctcaaggttagattattgtaatgctttattgggtggttgttctgcacgcttagtaaacaaactacagctagtccaaaatgcagcagcaagagttcttactagaaccaggaagtatgaccatattagcccggtcctgtcaacactgcactggctccctatcaagcatcgcatagattttaaaatattgcttattacttataaagccttgaatggtttagcacctcagtatttgaatgagctccttttacattataatcctctacgtccgctacgttctcaaaactcaggcaatttgataatacctagaatatcaaaatcaactgcaggcggcagatccttttcctattttgcgcccaaactctggaataacctacctaacattgttcgggaggcagacacactcttgcagattaaatctagattaaagacccatctctttaacctggcatacacataacatactaatatgcttttattatccaaatccgttaaaggatttttaggctgcattaattaggtaaaccggaaccggaaacacttcccataacaacctatgtacttgctacatcattagaagaatggcatctacgctaatattagtctgtttctctcttgttccgaggtcaccgtagccaccagatccagtctgtgtccagatcagagggtcactgcagtcacccggatccagtac
Coding sequences:
- the LOC132116595 gene encoding E3 ubiquitin/ISG15 ligase TRIM25-like, whose translation is MAEARISVDQKEFMCAVCLDLLKDPVAIPCGHSYCKICISDHWDQEDQKRVYSCPQCRQTFSPRPALSRNTMLAEVVEKLKKTRLSDDCYAGAGDVQCDVCTGRKYRAVKSCLVCVNSYCQSHLEQHESLFRGKRHNLTEATGRLQEMICQKHEKILEVFCRTDQKCICVLCTVIEHKNHDIVSAADQRTEKQKQLKETQKTLQQRIQQREKDLQQLRETVESHKRSAQTAVEDSERIFTELIRSIERSRSELIRLIRDQEKTAVSRAEGRLERLEQEINDLRRRDAELEQLSHTQDHIQFLQSFQSLSAPPESTDVNYDLFSSLVSSDALRESVHQLRDKLEDFCKEELKKISDRGKVLEIHLLSETSPSSSHIMENIILEMC